A DNA window from Buttiauxella agrestis contains the following coding sequences:
- the kduI gene encoding 5-dehydro-4-deoxy-D-glucuronate isomerase: MDIRQSIHSDHAKTLDTAGLRKEFLIETIFTADEYTMTYSHIDRIIVGGVMPVTRTVSVGGEVGKQLGVSYFLERRELGVINIGGQGTITVDGTCYEIGTRDGLYVGKGAKEVVFASIDPANPARFYYNCAPAHTTYPTKRVTPADVSPVTLGDSVTSNRRTINKYFVPDVLETCQLSMGLTELAPGNLWNTMPCHTHERRMEVYFYFGLEQDSCVFHMMGQPQETRHIVMQNEQAVISPSWSIHSGVGTRAYTFIWGMVGENQVFDDMDHVKVGDLR; encoded by the coding sequence ATGGATATTCGTCAAAGCATTCATAGCGATCACGCAAAAACCCTGGATACTGCCGGTTTACGTAAAGAGTTTCTGATTGAAACCATCTTTACTGCTGACGAGTACACCATGACCTACAGCCACATCGACCGCATTATTGTCGGTGGCGTCATGCCTGTTACGCGCACGGTGAGTGTTGGCGGTGAAGTCGGTAAGCAGTTGGGGGTGAGCTATTTCCTCGAGCGCCGCGAGTTGGGTGTCATCAATATCGGCGGTCAGGGCACAATTACGGTTGACGGTACTTGCTACGAAATCGGCACTCGCGACGGTTTGTACGTCGGTAAGGGCGCTAAAGAAGTGGTGTTCGCCAGCATCGACCCTGCAAACCCGGCACGCTTCTACTACAACTGTGCTCCGGCACACACCACTTACCCAACCAAGCGCGTGACACCTGCGGACGTTTCTCCAGTCACACTGGGCGATAGCGTTACCAGCAACCGTCGTACTATCAACAAGTACTTCGTTCCAGATGTGCTGGAAACGTGCCAGTTGAGTATGGGTCTGACTGAACTGGCGCCAGGTAACCTGTGGAACACCATGCCTTGCCATACACACGAACGTCGTATGGAGGTCTATTTCTACTTCGGTCTGGAGCAGGATAGCTGCGTATTCCACATGATGGGCCAGCCGCAAGAAACCCGTCACATCGTGATGCAAAACGAGCAAGCGGTGATTTCCCCGAGCTGGTCAATTCACTCAGGCGTGGGTACGCGCGCGTATACGTTTATCTGGGGAATGGTGGGTGAGAATCAGGTGTTTGACGATATGGATCATGTGAAGGTTGGCGATCTAAGATAA
- a CDS encoding L-serine ammonia-lyase produces the protein MISVFDIFKIGIGPSSSHTVGPMKAGKQFAGDLIAQGILRNVTRVVVDVYGSLSLTGKGHHTDIAIIMGLAGNMPDTVDIDAIPHFIQDVNTHGRLLLANGQHEVEFPVDSCMNFHEDNLSLHENGMRISALAGSEVVYSQTYYSIGGGFIVDEAHFGVEESQQVVVPYPYKSAADLQRHCKESGLSLSGLMMLNERAIRSQAEIDAHFADVWNVMRSGIERGITTEGVLPGKMRVPRRAAALRRMLVSSDKNNSDPMAVVDWINMFALAVNEENAAGGRVVTAPTNGACGIVPAVLAYYDKFIREVNTNSCARYFLAAGAIGSLYKMNASISGAEVGCQGEVGVACSMAAAGLAELLGGSPSQVCIAAEIGMEHNLGLTCDPVAGQVQVPCIERNAIAAVKAVNAARMALRRTSEPRVCLDKVIDTMYETGKDMNAKYRETSRGGLAMKVSCD, from the coding sequence ATGATTAGCGTATTCGATATTTTCAAAATCGGTATTGGCCCATCCAGTTCCCATACCGTCGGCCCGATGAAAGCCGGTAAGCAATTCGCAGGCGATTTGATCGCGCAAGGGATTTTGCGCAACGTCACGCGAGTCGTCGTTGATGTATACGGTTCACTCTCTCTCACCGGTAAAGGTCACCATACCGATATCGCCATTATTATGGGTCTGGCGGGTAATATGCCGGACACTGTTGATATCGACGCCATCCCACATTTTATTCAGGACGTGAATACTCACGGTCGCCTGTTGCTGGCAAACGGCCAGCATGAAGTGGAATTCCCGGTCGATAGCTGCATGAACTTCCACGAAGATAATCTTTCCCTGCACGAAAACGGCATGCGTATTTCGGCGCTGGCAGGAAGTGAAGTGGTTTACAGCCAAACGTATTACTCCATCGGCGGCGGTTTTATCGTTGATGAAGCCCATTTTGGCGTGGAAGAGTCCCAGCAGGTTGTAGTGCCCTATCCTTATAAAAGTGCCGCTGATTTGCAGCGTCATTGCAAAGAAAGCGGGCTTTCGCTGTCTGGTTTGATGATGCTCAATGAGCGAGCTATACGTTCGCAGGCTGAAATTGACGCGCACTTTGCTGACGTCTGGAATGTCATGCGCAGCGGTATTGAACGTGGCATCACCACCGAAGGCGTGCTGCCAGGCAAAATGCGAGTGCCACGTCGTGCTGCGGCATTACGCAGAATGTTGGTCAGCAGTGATAAGAACAACTCGGACCCAATGGCCGTTGTCGACTGGATTAACATGTTCGCGCTGGCGGTAAACGAAGAAAATGCGGCAGGTGGTCGCGTTGTCACCGCCCCAACTAACGGTGCATGCGGTATTGTTCCGGCGGTACTGGCTTATTACGACAAATTCATTCGTGAAGTTAATACAAACTCCTGTGCGCGTTACTTCCTCGCGGCGGGCGCAATTGGTTCTCTGTATAAGATGAACGCATCGATTTCAGGCGCTGAAGTGGGTTGCCAGGGCGAAGTCGGTGTTGCCTGTTCCATGGCAGCTGCGGGTCTTGCGGAATTACTGGGCGGCAGCCCAAGCCAGGTTTGCATCGCGGCTGAGATTGGGATGGAACATAACCTCGGTCTGACGTGCGACCCGGTTGCCGGACAAGTTCAGGTTCCGTGCATTGAGCGTAATGCGATTGCAGCGGTAAAAGCGGTGAATGCGGCACGTATGGCTTTGCGTCGTACCAGCGAACCACGCGTTTGCCTCGATAAGGTTATCGACACCATGTACGAGACCGGCAAAGACATGAACGCCAAATACCGCGAAACATCACGCGGTGGCCTGGCGATGAAAGTGTCCTGCGATTAA
- a CDS encoding HAAAP family serine/threonine permease, with the protein METTQTGSIASVESKSSWRKSDTMWMLGLYGTAIGAGVLFLPINAGVGGLIPLFIMAILAFPMTFFAHRGLTRFVLSGKNPGEDITEVVEEHFGVGAGKVITLLYFFAIYPILLVYSVAITNTVDSFITHQLGMVSPPRALLSLILIVGLMTIVRFGEQMIVKAMSILVFPFVAALMALALYLIPEWSSAAFDSLSFSAAASPATGSGLWMTLWLAIPVMVFSFNHSPIISAFAVAKRNEYGDEAEKKCSRILSFAHIMMVITVMFFVFSCVLSLSPENLAEAKAQNISILSYLANHFNAPVIAWMAPIIAIVAITKSFLGHYLGAREGFNGMVIKSLRGKGKTIEISKLNRITAIFMLVTTWIVATLNPSILGMIETLGGPIIAMILFLMPMYAIQKVPAMRKYSGHISNVFVVIMGLVAISAISYSLYSLFI; encoded by the coding sequence ATGGAAACCACACAAACCGGCAGTATTGCCTCGGTTGAAAGCAAAAGTTCATGGCGCAAGTCCGATACCATGTGGATGCTGGGCTTGTACGGCACCGCAATTGGGGCTGGCGTTTTATTCCTGCCGATTAACGCCGGTGTTGGCGGCCTGATCCCGCTGTTCATCATGGCAATTCTTGCGTTCCCAATGACTTTCTTCGCTCACCGTGGTCTGACTCGCTTTGTGCTGTCAGGTAAAAACCCTGGTGAAGACATTACTGAAGTTGTAGAAGAGCACTTCGGTGTGGGCGCAGGTAAAGTCATTACCCTGCTCTACTTCTTTGCTATCTACCCAATTTTGCTGGTGTACAGCGTCGCTATCACTAACACCGTTGATAGCTTTATTACGCATCAGTTGGGTATGGTTTCTCCGCCGCGTGCGCTTTTGTCTCTGATCCTGATTGTGGGTCTGATGACCATCGTTCGTTTCGGTGAGCAGATGATCGTTAAAGCGATGAGCATCCTGGTGTTCCCGTTTGTTGCGGCTTTGATGGCTCTGGCGTTATACCTGATCCCTGAGTGGAGCAGCGCGGCGTTTGATTCCCTGTCATTTAGTGCAGCTGCATCTCCTGCAACCGGCAGCGGCTTGTGGATGACGCTGTGGCTGGCAATCCCAGTAATGGTGTTCTCCTTTAACCACTCGCCTATCATCTCTGCGTTTGCGGTTGCAAAACGTAACGAGTACGGCGACGAAGCTGAGAAGAAATGTTCCCGCATCCTGTCTTTTGCGCACATCATGATGGTCATTACCGTGATGTTCTTCGTATTCAGCTGCGTACTGAGCCTTTCCCCGGAAAACCTGGCCGAAGCGAAAGCACAGAACATCTCTATTCTGTCTTACCTGGCTAACCACTTTAACGCGCCAGTCATTGCCTGGATGGCACCGATTATCGCGATTGTTGCCATTACCAAATCCTTCCTCGGCCACTATCTGGGCGCTCGTGAAGGCTTCAACGGGATGGTTATCAAATCCCTGCGCGGTAAAGGCAAAACTATTGAAATCAGCAAACTGAACCGCATCACCGCTATCTTCATGCTGGTGACAACATGGATTGTTGCCACCCTAAACCCAAGCATTCTGGGGATGATTGAAACTCTGGGCGGCCCAATCATCGCGATGATTCTGTTCCTGATGCCGATGTACGCGATTCAGAAAGTCCCGGCAATGCGCAAATACAGCGGCCATATCAGCAATGTATTTGTGGTAATTATGGGTCTGGTCGCTATTTCCGCCATCTCTTACTCTCTATACTCGCTGTTCATCTAA
- the ppnN gene encoding nucleotide 5'-monophosphate nucleosidase PpnN produces the protein MITHISPLGSMDMLSQLEVDMLKRTASSDLYQLFRNCSLAVLNSGSQTDSSKELLSRYKNFDINVLRRERGVKLELINPPDDAFVDGRIIRALQANLFAVLRDILFVNGQISTAGRFQNLDLADPENITNMVFSILRNARALHVGEAPNLVVCWGGHSINENEYLYARRVGTQLGLRELNICTGCGPGAMEAPMKGAAVGHAQQRYRESRFIGMTEPSIIAAEPPNPLVNELIIMPDIEKRLEAFVRIAHGIIIFPGGVGTAEELLYLLGILMNPHNHDQILPLILTGPKESADYFRVLDEFIVNTVGEQARRHYQIIIDDPAEVARQMKKAMPKVKENRRETGDAYSFNWSIRIAPDLQMPFEPTHENMANLKLYPDQPAEQLAASLRRAFSGIVAGNVKEGGIRAIEQFGPYKIHGDAQMMRRMDDLLQGFVAQHRMKLPGSAYIPCYEICT, from the coding sequence TTGATTACACATATTAGCCCGTTAGGCTCAATGGATATGTTGTCGCAGCTGGAAGTCGATATGCTTAAACGCACGGCCAGCAGCGACCTCTATCAACTGTTTCGCAACTGTTCACTTGCCGTACTTAACTCAGGAAGCCAGACCGATAGCAGTAAAGAGCTGTTATCGCGTTACAAAAACTTCGATATCAACGTGCTGCGCCGCGAACGTGGCGTCAAACTTGAACTGATTAATCCACCTGATGATGCGTTTGTTGATGGTCGCATCATCCGGGCTTTGCAAGCCAACCTGTTTGCCGTGCTACGCGACATTTTGTTCGTGAACGGCCAGATTTCCACCGCTGGGCGCTTCCAAAACCTCGACCTGGCAGACCCCGAAAATATCACCAATATGGTGTTTTCTATTCTACGTAATGCTCGTGCATTGCATGTTGGCGAAGCGCCAAACCTGGTGGTTTGCTGGGGCGGGCACTCGATCAACGAAAACGAATACCTCTACGCACGTCGTGTCGGTACTCAACTCGGTCTGCGTGAACTCAATATTTGTACCGGCTGTGGCCCTGGAGCCATGGAAGCACCGATGAAAGGTGCAGCGGTGGGCCATGCCCAGCAACGTTATAGAGAAAGCCGCTTTATTGGTATGACGGAACCGTCAATCATTGCCGCAGAACCACCAAACCCGTTGGTAAATGAACTGATAATCATGCCGGATATCGAAAAGCGCCTCGAAGCGTTTGTGCGAATCGCGCATGGCATCATCATTTTCCCTGGTGGCGTGGGTACAGCAGAAGAACTGCTTTATCTGCTCGGCATTTTGATGAACCCGCATAACCACGATCAGATATTACCGCTGATTTTGACCGGGCCGAAAGAGAGCGCTGATTACTTCCGCGTGCTGGACGAGTTTATCGTCAACACGGTGGGTGAACAGGCGCGTCGTCATTACCAAATCATTATCGACGACCCGGCTGAAGTCGCACGTCAGATGAAAAAGGCCATGCCAAAAGTGAAAGAGAATCGCCGCGAAACGGGCGATGCTTATAGCTTCAACTGGTCGATTCGTATTGCCCCTGATCTACAAATGCCGTTTGAGCCAACCCATGAAAATATGGCCAATCTCAAGCTCTATCCGGATCAACCCGCAGAGCAACTGGCGGCCTCTTTGCGCCGGGCGTTTTCCGGTATTGTTGCGGGTAACGTAAAAGAGGGCGGGATACGTGCCATTGAACAATTTGGCCCGTACAAAATTCACGGCGACGCACAAATGATGCGACGCATGGATGACCTGCTTCAGGGCTTTGTTGCCCAGCACCGCATGAAATTACCAGGCAGCGCTTACATTCCTTGCTACGAGATTTGCACCTGA
- the queF gene encoding NADPH-dependent 7-cyano-7-deazaguanine reductase QueF (Catalyzes the NADPH-dependent reduction of 7-cyano-7-deazaguanine (preQ0) to 7-aminomethyl-7-deazaguanine (preQ1) in queuosine biosynthesis), translated as MSYENHQALSGLTLGKPTAYQDQYQPSLLQAVPRSLNRDPLGLHADNLPFSGGDIWTLYELSWLNSNGLPQVAVGHVQLNANSVNLVESKSFKLYLNSFNQTQFADWETVQETLKRDLSACAQGDVSVVLFRLHELEGQEIAAFTGVCIDEQNITIDNYEFNANYLSGAAGDEIVDETLVSHLLKSNCLITHQPDWGSVQIRYRGPRIDREKLLRYLVSFRQHNEFHEQCVERIFNDIQQFCRPESLSVYARYTRRGGLDINPWRTNTDFHPAFGRLVRQ; from the coding sequence ATGTCTTATGAAAACCACCAGGCACTGAGTGGCCTGACGCTGGGTAAGCCAACCGCTTACCAGGATCAATACCAACCGTCTTTACTCCAGGCCGTCCCCCGCAGCCTGAACCGCGACCCATTAGGCTTACATGCAGATAACCTGCCATTCAGCGGCGGTGATATCTGGACGCTGTACGAACTGTCGTGGCTGAACAGTAACGGTTTGCCGCAGGTCGCCGTAGGCCATGTCCAACTCAATGCGAACAGTGTGAATCTGGTTGAGTCCAAAAGCTTCAAACTCTATTTGAACAGCTTTAATCAGACCCAATTTGCAGACTGGGAAACGGTGCAGGAGACGCTAAAGCGTGATTTAAGCGCCTGCGCACAAGGGGATGTCAGCGTAGTGTTGTTCCGTCTGCATGAGCTCGAAGGGCAGGAAATCGCGGCATTCACTGGGGTTTGTATAGATGAGCAAAATATCACTATCGATAACTACGAATTCAACGCCAATTACCTGAGCGGTGCGGCGGGCGACGAAATCGTAGATGAAACCCTGGTGAGCCATCTGCTGAAATCCAACTGCCTGATAACCCACCAGCCGGATTGGGGTTCCGTTCAAATTCGTTATCGTGGCCCGCGCATCGACCGGGAAAAATTGCTGCGTTATCTGGTGTCATTCCGCCAGCACAACGAATTCCATGAGCAGTGCGTTGAGCGCATCTTTAATGATATTCAGCAATTCTGCCGCCCGGAGAGTCTCAGCGTCTATGCACGCTATACTCGTCGCGGCGGTCTGGACATTAACCCGTGGCGTACCAATACCGATTTCCATCCGGCATTTGGCCGCCTGGTTCGTCAATAA
- the syd gene encoding SecY-interacting protein has product MDNEVRQALEDFTERFCQAWREQADGWPASEELYGVPSPCIVTTTGNDVRWQPQPFTPANDLSAVERAMDIALQPGAHQFYTTQFAGDMPATSGNQALTLLQAWSEDDFQRVQENLIGHLVTQKRLKLSPTLFLATTPDEMEVVSLCNLTGEVVLEKIGTKQRITLAPSLNVFLQGLQPQVI; this is encoded by the coding sequence GTGGATAACGAAGTACGTCAGGCGCTGGAAGATTTCACTGAGCGCTTTTGCCAGGCCTGGCGTGAACAAGCTGATGGCTGGCCTGCAAGTGAAGAATTATATGGTGTGCCATCGCCGTGTATCGTGACGACAACCGGTAACGATGTGCGCTGGCAGCCACAGCCTTTTACTCCTGCAAACGATCTCAGCGCGGTAGAGCGGGCGATGGATATTGCCTTGCAGCCAGGCGCGCATCAGTTTTACACCACCCAATTTGCCGGCGACATGCCTGCGACTTCGGGCAACCAGGCGTTAACGCTGTTGCAGGCGTGGAGTGAAGACGATTTCCAACGCGTACAAGAAAACTTGATTGGTCATCTGGTCACTCAAAAACGCCTGAAGCTTTCGCCGACGCTGTTTCTGGCCACCACACCAGATGAAATGGAAGTGGTGTCTCTGTGTAATCTTACCGGTGAAGTCGTACTGGAAAAAATTGGCACCAAACAGCGTATAACCCTCGCCCCTTCACTGAATGTGTTCCTGCAAGGCTTACAACCGCAGGTCATTTAA
- a CDS encoding YqcC family protein, protein MERHALVRQHLHIIEQVLRDHQLWQGCAPGSEAFESTQPFCLDTMQPHEWLQWVLIPRMHALIDAKQPLPADFALAPYYEMALDAAHSGRDPLLKALQELDALFASDKS, encoded by the coding sequence ATGGAACGCCACGCGCTGGTTCGCCAGCATCTACACATCATTGAACAGGTTTTGCGTGACCACCAACTTTGGCAGGGTTGTGCGCCAGGCTCTGAAGCCTTTGAAAGCACCCAACCGTTTTGCTTAGACACCATGCAACCGCATGAATGGCTGCAATGGGTACTGATTCCCCGCATGCACGCGCTGATTGACGCAAAACAACCATTGCCTGCTGATTTTGCCCTCGCTCCTTATTATGAAATGGCGCTCGATGCGGCGCATAGTGGACGTGATCCGCTGTTAAAAGCCCTGCAAGAACTTGATGCGCTGTTTGCGAGCGACAAATCCTGA
- the truC gene encoding tRNA pseudouridine(65) synthase TruC, with the protein MLEIIYQDEWLVAVNKPSGWLVHRSWLDRHETVFVMQTVRDQIGKHVFTVHRLDRPTSGVLLMALSSEVAHLLSQQFENHQIQKRYHAVTRGWLEDEAVLDYPLVEELDKIADKKATQDKEAQPAVTHYRGLATVEMPVPVGRYPTARYSLVELEPKTGRKHQLRRHMSHLRHPMIGDSKHGDLRQNRAAAEHFGCQRLMLHASQLSLNHPVTGEPLCLRANLDDTWMQMMSQFGWSGLLSDIEKVEFVASNGQDE; encoded by the coding sequence ATGCTGGAAATTATTTATCAGGATGAATGGCTGGTTGCGGTCAACAAACCCTCGGGTTGGTTAGTTCACCGAAGCTGGCTGGACCGCCATGAAACGGTCTTTGTGATGCAAACCGTGCGTGACCAAATTGGCAAGCATGTGTTTACCGTGCATCGCCTCGACAGGCCAACATCTGGCGTATTGCTGATGGCCCTTTCCAGCGAAGTCGCACATTTGTTATCTCAGCAGTTTGAAAATCACCAAATTCAAAAGCGCTACCACGCGGTGACTCGCGGCTGGCTTGAAGATGAAGCGGTGCTGGATTACCCGTTGGTGGAAGAGCTGGATAAAATCGCCGATAAAAAAGCGACTCAGGATAAAGAAGCGCAGCCAGCCGTAACGCATTATCGTGGGTTGGCGACCGTAGAAATGCCGGTCCCGGTTGGTCGCTATCCAACCGCACGCTACAGCCTGGTTGAGCTGGAGCCTAAAACTGGGCGCAAGCACCAGTTACGCCGCCATATGTCGCACTTACGCCACCCCATGATTGGCGATTCAAAACACGGCGACCTGCGCCAGAACCGCGCTGCGGCCGAACATTTTGGCTGCCAGCGGTTAATGCTGCACGCAAGCCAGCTTTCGTTAAACCACCCGGTAACAGGCGAACCGCTGTGCCTTCGCGCCAACCTTGATGACACCTGGATGCAGATGATGTCACAGTTTGGCTGGAGCGGCTTATTGAGTGACATCGAAAAGGTTGAGTTTGTGGCAAGCAACGGCCAGGATGAATAA
- a CDS encoding flavodoxin, translated as MAEVGIFVGTMYGNSLLVAEEAEAILKKNGHKATVFEDPELADWQKFSDQYVLIVTSTTGQGDLPDSIVPLFQAIKDKIGYQPELRYGLIALGDSNYEHFCGGGKQFDALLQEQGAKRIGNVLAIDANDHPEPEAVSNPWVEQWVTLLK; from the coding sequence ATGGCCGAAGTAGGGATTTTTGTAGGAACAATGTATGGAAACTCGCTGCTGGTTGCAGAAGAAGCCGAAGCGATTTTAAAAAAGAATGGTCATAAAGCCACCGTTTTTGAAGATCCTGAGCTTGCTGACTGGCAAAAATTTAGCGACCAGTATGTATTAATTGTGACTTCAACAACCGGCCAGGGCGATTTGCCAGACAGCATCGTTCCTCTGTTTCAGGCGATAAAAGACAAAATCGGATACCAGCCTGAATTGCGTTACGGTTTGATTGCGTTAGGTGACAGCAACTACGAACATTTTTGCGGGGGCGGAAAGCAATTTGACGCCTTGCTGCAAGAGCAGGGTGCGAAACGCATCGGTAATGTTTTAGCCATTGATGCCAACGATCATCCAGAACCTGAAGCGGTTTCTAATCCCTGGGTTGAGCAGTGGGTGACGTTGTTAAAGTAA
- a CDS encoding ShlB/FhaC/HecB family hemolysin secretion/activation protein, whose amino-acid sequence MRAFFAPSVAVFIFLFLPAAALSAVLPKDQELILQQERQRAREAALATPTPEVRLSAPSVSFSRIQFPEETPCFPINSVELQNRDEFPHWLPLQKIANQAIGHCIGSTGINLIMTAVQNRLIDSGYITARVVAPQQDLKSGNLQLAIIAGKLRHVLLTAQSGQYVTLYSAFPAHEGNLLDLRDIEQGLENLQRVPTVQASMEILPGENPGESDIALSWQQSKMWRVGLSLDDSGSRSTGRYQGGATVYGDNLLSLSDTLYLSAGTSLFAPDGKGTHNYTGQYSLPFGYWATSFTASNNSYHQTVAGLNGDYRYSGESNNLDWQLSRVLHRNASQKTSFTYDVIARDSKNYVDGTEVDVQRRQTAAWKIGLQHRHYIAAATLDAGISYQRGTRWFGAIPASEEYFDEATALSKILQINAQLDAPFTLATQNFRYNVQYLRQISDTRLTPQDQFSIGGRWTVRGFDGERTLSADRGWTVRNDLSWQTPIPNHQLYLGVDYGEIGGHGSDYNLGKHLAGGALGMRGGLLGASYDMFAGIPLSKPSGFTTDPVTVGFNLNWQY is encoded by the coding sequence GTGCGCGCTTTTTTTGCTCCGTCTGTTGCGGTGTTCATTTTTTTGTTCTTGCCAGCAGCCGCTCTGTCTGCGGTATTACCTAAAGATCAGGAGCTAATTCTTCAGCAAGAAAGGCAGCGCGCACGTGAGGCAGCATTAGCGACTCCAACACCAGAGGTTCGACTTTCAGCCCCCTCGGTTTCATTTAGCCGTATTCAGTTCCCTGAAGAAACGCCTTGTTTTCCCATCAATAGCGTGGAATTGCAAAACCGTGATGAATTTCCCCATTGGCTGCCCTTGCAGAAAATAGCCAATCAGGCGATCGGGCACTGTATTGGTTCCACGGGAATTAATCTTATTATGACCGCAGTGCAAAACCGTCTGATTGATAGCGGATATATCACTGCGCGAGTTGTTGCGCCGCAACAGGATTTAAAAAGTGGGAATCTACAATTAGCCATTATTGCGGGGAAATTACGCCATGTATTGCTGACTGCACAAAGTGGGCAATACGTCACGCTTTATAGCGCATTCCCGGCTCACGAAGGTAACCTCCTGGATTTGCGCGATATCGAACAAGGGCTTGAAAATTTACAGCGAGTCCCGACCGTGCAGGCCAGCATGGAAATTTTGCCAGGGGAAAACCCAGGCGAAAGCGATATTGCCCTGAGCTGGCAGCAAAGCAAAATGTGGCGTGTTGGGTTGTCGCTTGATGACTCAGGTTCGCGCAGTACCGGGCGATATCAAGGTGGGGCAACGGTTTACGGTGACAATCTGCTTAGCCTGAGCGACACACTTTATCTTTCCGCAGGGACTTCCCTGTTTGCACCAGATGGCAAAGGCACTCACAACTATACCGGCCAATATTCTCTGCCTTTTGGTTACTGGGCAACCAGCTTTACTGCCAGTAACAACAGCTACCATCAGACCGTTGCAGGCTTGAATGGTGATTATCGTTACAGCGGCGAAAGCAATAATCTCGACTGGCAACTTAGCCGCGTGTTGCACCGCAATGCCAGCCAGAAAACCTCGTTCACTTACGACGTCATTGCCCGCGATTCAAAAAACTATGTTGATGGCACTGAAGTTGATGTTCAACGCCGCCAGACGGCCGCCTGGAAAATCGGTCTCCAGCATCGCCATTACATCGCCGCTGCTACGCTCGATGCGGGTATCAGCTACCAGCGTGGAACGCGTTGGTTTGGCGCAATTCCTGCCTCGGAAGAGTATTTCGATGAAGCCACCGCGTTGAGCAAAATTCTGCAAATCAACGCCCAGCTTGATGCGCCATTCACTCTTGCCACACAGAACTTCCGCTACAACGTGCAGTACCTGCGCCAGATAAGCGACACCCGCCTGACGCCGCAGGATCAATTCTCCATCGGTGGGCGCTGGACGGTACGTGGGTTTGACGGCGAGCGCACGTTGAGCGCCGATCGCGGCTGGACCGTGCGCAACGATCTCTCCTGGCAAACACCGATTCCAAACCATCAACTCTATCTCGGCGTGGATTACGGCGAAATCGGTGGTCACGGTAGCGACTACAACCTGGGTAAACATCTGGCGGGTGGTGCGCTGGGCATGCGCGGCGGTTTACTCGGGGCGAGCTACGACATGTTCGCAGGTATTCCCCTTTCTAAACCAAGCGGCTTTACCACCGACCCGGTGACAGTGGGCTTCAACCTGAACTGGCAGTACTGA
- a CDS encoding toxin-activating lysine-acyltransferase: protein MRINSFDVIAPGVLGGEASSAEILGAAVWLWMHSEFHRDLALETLPTVLLPIIEKQQYMLVSEKGKPVFFLSWMWMDEEGERRYLEAPGIMTQERDWFSGPRLWLRDWVAPFGHTQAMKNLVTEYLFPENCMRALYHRGVTRGKCVKNFRGDKVSQQQAYDWRAAHPLSAPVKELTARMQP from the coding sequence ATGCGAATAAATAGTTTCGATGTCATTGCGCCTGGCGTGCTGGGTGGCGAGGCCAGTTCGGCGGAAATTCTGGGTGCGGCGGTATGGCTGTGGATGCACTCCGAGTTTCATCGCGATCTCGCGCTGGAAACCCTGCCTACTGTTTTGCTGCCCATCATCGAAAAGCAGCAGTACATGCTGGTGAGTGAAAAGGGTAAGCCGGTGTTTTTCCTCAGTTGGATGTGGATGGACGAAGAAGGCGAGCGTCGTTATCTGGAAGCGCCTGGCATCATGACGCAAGAACGCGACTGGTTTAGCGGCCCGCGACTGTGGCTGCGCGACTGGGTGGCACCCTTTGGTCACACCCAGGCGATGAAAAACCTGGTGACTGAGTATTTGTTCCCGGAAAACTGCATGCGTGCGCTTTATCACCGTGGTGTTACCCGGGGTAAATGCGTCAAAAATTTTCGCGGCGATAAAGTCAGCCAGCAACAGGCATACGACTGGCGTGCCGCTCACCCACTTTCAGCTCCCGTTAAAGAACTCACTGCAAGGATGCAACCATGA